The Salvelinus alpinus chromosome 21, SLU_Salpinus.1, whole genome shotgun sequence genome has a segment encoding these proteins:
- the LOC139547882 gene encoding hypoxia-inducible factor 3-alpha-like isoform X1, with translation MDTKEEPVVKRSSTDQRKVRSRDAARCRRSLETELFYKLAHTLPLPRRVSADLDKAAIMRVTLSFLRMHHLRSGDTSEERVTDGDEDTVDGFYPRALAGFILVMTEEGDMIYLGDSVSKHLGIPQLELLGQSVYDFVHPCDQEELRDLLAPRPGVSKKKPVQQHTEMNFFLRMKSTLTSRGRTVNIKSATWKAMSSFKSHCECCLTQSVCPELPLQQRWASPPPFGLKTLVSIPTQNEVLHCTGHMRVCCSGEDSSPPAGSFMTVLCEPIPHPSSVEFPLDRSTFLTRHSMDLRFTHCDGRVSELVGYEPEDLIGKSAYKFHHALDSDHVTKSLHILLSKGQVCTSLYRFLAKSGGFVWAETQATVIYNNKTSQPEAVVCLNFILSVVEEADVVFSVEQTGCGLKSDPVSEASEETLCDSDSSSSAELSLQLKENPEDLLQLAPVSGDPIVPLTDFAELSFGLPSSPDSAPDFPQELCTPELWTLLSPILGKLTSSPPAPALIPIEELPIEDQVEKLFAVCPDESVQNKNQPEDVEVVDLDMLAPYISMDDDFLLSVQLPETSDSPSPEPPAATRKRSHEQDEDMPSQLMSQDKRPRHLVSPIQHKLLLSYALLDCLEDADNPELELGPIPHRRSQLLTDRDPILGEAQGLCDTAALMRDLFLSRPPDPLTSSLT, from the exons ATGGATACGAAAGAAGAGCCTGTTGTAAAACG GTCGAGTACGGATCAACGGAAGGTGCGTTCCCGGGATGCGGCGCGCTGCAGGCGGAGTCTGGAGACGGAGCTGTTCTACAAGTTGGCTCACACCCTGCCCCTCCCCCGCAGAGTCTCCGCCGACCTGGACAAGGCCGCCATCATGAGGGTGACGCTCAGCTTCCTTCGCATGCACCACCTCCGCTCAG GGGATACGAGTGAGGAGCGCGTCACAGATGGAGACGAGGACACGGTGGATGGGTTTTACCCCCGGGCGTTGGCAGGCTTCATCCTGGTGATGACCGAGGAGGGGGATATGATTTACCTGGGTGACAGCGTCAGCAAACACCTGGGCATCCCACAG CTGGAGTTGCTGGGTCAGAGTGTGTATGACTTTGTCCACCCATGTGACCAAGAGGAGCTACGGGATCTCCTGGCACCTAGGCCAG GTGTGTCCAAGAAGAAACCAGTGCAGCAACACACAGAGATGAACTTCTTCCTTAGGATGAAGAGCACTCTGACTAGTAGAGGGCGCACTGTCAACATAAAGTCTGCCACCTGGAAG GCCATGTCTAGCTTCAAGTCCCACTGTGAATGTTGCTTAACACAGTCCGTCTGCCCTGAGTTGCCGCTACAACAGAGATGGGCTTCACCCCCCCCCTTTGGTTTAAAGACCCTCGTATCAATTCCCACACAAAATGAA GTGCTGCACTGTACAGGCCACATGCGTGTGTGCTGCAGTGGCGAGGATTCGTCACCTCCTGCAGGCAGCTTCATGACAGTGCTGTGTGAGCCCATCCCCCATCCGTCTAGTGTGGAGTTCCCCCTGGACCGGAGCACGTTCCTCACTCGACACAGCATGGACCTGCGCTTCACACACTGCGATGGCAG GGTGTCAGAGCTAGTGGGATACGAGCCAGAAGATCTGATTGGCAAATCTGCCTACAAATTCCATCATGCCCTGGACTCAGATCATGTGACCAAGAGCCTGCACATCC tTCTGTCCAAAGGCCAGGTGTGCACCAGTCTATACCGTTTCCTGGCTAAGAGTGGGGGCTTCGTGTGGGCAGAGACCCAGGCTACAGTCATCTACAACAACAAGACCTCTCAACCAGAGGCTGTGGTCTGTCTTAACTTTATCCTCAG tgtggtgGAGGAGGCAGATGTGGTGTTCTCAGTAGAGCAGACTGGCTGTGGGCTGAAGAGTGATCCTGTCTCTGAGGCCTCCGAGGAGACCTTGTGTGACAGTGACAGCAGCAGCAGTGCCGAGCTTTCCCTCCAGCTGAAGGAGAACCCAGAGGACCTCCTCCAACTGGCCCCTGTCTCAGGAGACCCCATCGTACCCCTCACAG ACTTTGCGGAGCTGTCGTTCGGTCTTCCATCAAGCCCTGACTCCGCCCCAGATTTCCCTCAGGAACTGTGCACCCCTGAGCTGTGGACGCTCCTCTCACCCATATTGGGCAAGCTCACCTCATCACCACCAGCACCAGCGCTG ATCCCCATTGAGGAGCTGCCAATAGAGGACCAGGTGGAGAAGTTGTTTGCCGTCTGTCCAGATGAGAGCGTGCAGAATAAAAACCAGCCTGAG GACGTGGAAGTTGTTGATCTGGACATGCTGGCTCCGTATATCTCCATGGATGATGATTTCCTGCTCAGCGTCCAGCTCCCTGAGACCTCTGACAGCCCCTCCCCAGAGCCCCCCGCTGCTACCAGGAAACG GAGTCATGAGCAGGATGAAGACATGCCCTCCCAGCTGATGAGTCAGGACAAGAGACCGAGACACTTGGTGTCCCCCATCCAGCACAAACTGCTTCTCAGCTACGCCCTGCTG GACTGCCTGGAGGATGCAGACAACCCAGAGTTAGAGCTGGGGCCAATCCCCCACAGGCGGAGCCAACTGCTGACGGACAGAGACCCCATCCTCGGTGAAGCCCAGGGACTATGTGACACTGCAG CCTTGATGAGGGACCTCTTCTTGTCCCGCCCACCTGACCCCCTGACCTCCTCTCTGACTTGA
- the LOC139547882 gene encoding hypoxia-inducible factor 1-alpha-like isoform X2, with protein sequence MDTKEEPVVKRSSTDQRKVRSRDAARCRRSLETELFYKLAHTLPLPRRVSADLDKAAIMRVTLSFLRMHHLRSGDTSEERVTDGDEDTVDGFYPRALAGFILVMTEEGDMIYLGDSVSKHLGIPQLELLGQSVYDFVHPCDQEELRDLLAPRPGVSKKKPVQQHTEMNFFLRMKSTLTSRGRTVNIKSATWKVLHCTGHMRVCCSGEDSSPPAGSFMTVLCEPIPHPSSVEFPLDRSTFLTRHSMDLRFTHCDGRVSELVGYEPEDLIGKSAYKFHHALDSDHVTKSLHILLSKGQVCTSLYRFLAKSGGFVWAETQATVIYNNKTSQPEAVVCLNFILSVVEEADVVFSVEQTGCGLKSDPVSEASEETLCDSDSSSSAELSLQLKENPEDLLQLAPVSGDPIVPLTDFAELSFGLPSSPDSAPDFPQELCTPELWTLLSPILGKLTSSPPAPALIPIEELPIEDQVEKLFAVCPDESVQNKNQPEDVEVVDLDMLAPYISMDDDFLLSVQLPETSDSPSPEPPAATRKRSHEQDEDMPSQLMSQDKRPRHLVSPIQHKLLLSYALLDCLEDADNPELELGPIPHRRSQLLTDRDPILGEAQGLCDTAALMRDLFLSRPPDPLTSSLT encoded by the exons ATGGATACGAAAGAAGAGCCTGTTGTAAAACG GTCGAGTACGGATCAACGGAAGGTGCGTTCCCGGGATGCGGCGCGCTGCAGGCGGAGTCTGGAGACGGAGCTGTTCTACAAGTTGGCTCACACCCTGCCCCTCCCCCGCAGAGTCTCCGCCGACCTGGACAAGGCCGCCATCATGAGGGTGACGCTCAGCTTCCTTCGCATGCACCACCTCCGCTCAG GGGATACGAGTGAGGAGCGCGTCACAGATGGAGACGAGGACACGGTGGATGGGTTTTACCCCCGGGCGTTGGCAGGCTTCATCCTGGTGATGACCGAGGAGGGGGATATGATTTACCTGGGTGACAGCGTCAGCAAACACCTGGGCATCCCACAG CTGGAGTTGCTGGGTCAGAGTGTGTATGACTTTGTCCACCCATGTGACCAAGAGGAGCTACGGGATCTCCTGGCACCTAGGCCAG GTGTGTCCAAGAAGAAACCAGTGCAGCAACACACAGAGATGAACTTCTTCCTTAGGATGAAGAGCACTCTGACTAGTAGAGGGCGCACTGTCAACATAAAGTCTGCCACCTGGAAG GTGCTGCACTGTACAGGCCACATGCGTGTGTGCTGCAGTGGCGAGGATTCGTCACCTCCTGCAGGCAGCTTCATGACAGTGCTGTGTGAGCCCATCCCCCATCCGTCTAGTGTGGAGTTCCCCCTGGACCGGAGCACGTTCCTCACTCGACACAGCATGGACCTGCGCTTCACACACTGCGATGGCAG GGTGTCAGAGCTAGTGGGATACGAGCCAGAAGATCTGATTGGCAAATCTGCCTACAAATTCCATCATGCCCTGGACTCAGATCATGTGACCAAGAGCCTGCACATCC tTCTGTCCAAAGGCCAGGTGTGCACCAGTCTATACCGTTTCCTGGCTAAGAGTGGGGGCTTCGTGTGGGCAGAGACCCAGGCTACAGTCATCTACAACAACAAGACCTCTCAACCAGAGGCTGTGGTCTGTCTTAACTTTATCCTCAG tgtggtgGAGGAGGCAGATGTGGTGTTCTCAGTAGAGCAGACTGGCTGTGGGCTGAAGAGTGATCCTGTCTCTGAGGCCTCCGAGGAGACCTTGTGTGACAGTGACAGCAGCAGCAGTGCCGAGCTTTCCCTCCAGCTGAAGGAGAACCCAGAGGACCTCCTCCAACTGGCCCCTGTCTCAGGAGACCCCATCGTACCCCTCACAG ACTTTGCGGAGCTGTCGTTCGGTCTTCCATCAAGCCCTGACTCCGCCCCAGATTTCCCTCAGGAACTGTGCACCCCTGAGCTGTGGACGCTCCTCTCACCCATATTGGGCAAGCTCACCTCATCACCACCAGCACCAGCGCTG ATCCCCATTGAGGAGCTGCCAATAGAGGACCAGGTGGAGAAGTTGTTTGCCGTCTGTCCAGATGAGAGCGTGCAGAATAAAAACCAGCCTGAG GACGTGGAAGTTGTTGATCTGGACATGCTGGCTCCGTATATCTCCATGGATGATGATTTCCTGCTCAGCGTCCAGCTCCCTGAGACCTCTGACAGCCCCTCCCCAGAGCCCCCCGCTGCTACCAGGAAACG GAGTCATGAGCAGGATGAAGACATGCCCTCCCAGCTGATGAGTCAGGACAAGAGACCGAGACACTTGGTGTCCCCCATCCAGCACAAACTGCTTCTCAGCTACGCCCTGCTG GACTGCCTGGAGGATGCAGACAACCCAGAGTTAGAGCTGGGGCCAATCCCCCACAGGCGGAGCCAACTGCTGACGGACAGAGACCCCATCCTCGGTGAAGCCCAGGGACTATGTGACACTGCAG CCTTGATGAGGGACCTCTTCTTGTCCCGCCCACCTGACCCCCTGACCTCCTCTCTGACTTGA
- the LOC139547883 gene encoding sushi domain-containing protein 6-like isoform X1, protein MSTRWGSPWLCGHVILGYGLFLLVALPDLTTGRQGNCTYPLVPEHGGFRCEPSPCRGFPQKSLIYFFCEPGYAIPKEMVRSLRCRHGKWIPSVPTCLAMRDRHVNYEDQVAHSLPSVATTAVGVSIFLLTTTACLVIKSRLFPCHSHSRRSSDQMDLMVDGLPVSLPSYEEAVYGSWGQRLPPCRGPTQLLLAQVAPGPSLAHNQSDSSYCIHPSNQSPDILPPPYEEMESHPREGQSEGDVQAIQVALSDDKNI, encoded by the exons ATGTCTACGCGGTGGGGGTCTCCATGGCTGTGTGGACATGTCATTTTGGGCTACGGGCTCTTTCTCCTGGTCGCCCTTCCAGACCTCACCACAG GCAGGCAAGGGAACTGCACCTACCCGTTGGTGCCAGAACACGGGGGCTTCCGCTGCGAGCCCTCTCCCTGCCGAGGCTTCCCCCAGAAGAGCTTGATCTACTTCTTCTGTGAGCCTGGCTATGCCATCCCAAAAGAGATGGTGCGCAGCTTGCGCTGCCGCCACGGCAAATGGATCCCCAGCGTGCCCACCTGTCTCGCCATGCGAG ACAGACATGTTAACTATGAGGACCAGGTGGCCCACTCACTCCCCAGCGTTGCCACGACGGCGGTGGGCGTGTCCATATTCCTCCTCACCACCACGGCCTGCTTGGTGATTAAGTCCCGCCTTTTCCCCTGTCACTCACACAG CAGGCGCTCCTCTGACCAGATGGATCTGATGGTGGATGGCCTACCTGTGTCTCTGCCCAGCTATGAAGAGGCTGTATATGGGAGCTGGGGGCAACGCCTGCCACCCTGCAGAGGGCCCACCCAACTCTTACTAGCCCAGGTGGCTCCAGGTCCATCATTAGCTCACAACCAATCAGATTCCAGTtactgtatccatccatccaatcAAAGCCCCGATATCCTTCCGCCCCCTTACGAGGAGATGGAATCCCATCCCAGAGAGGGTCAGAGTGAGGGGGACGTGCAGGCCATACAAGTTGCACTTTCCGATGACAAGAACATTTGA
- the LOC139547883 gene encoding sushi domain-containing protein 6-like isoform X2 yields MSTRWGSPWLCGHVILGYGLFLLVALPDLTTGRQGNCTYPLVPEHGGFRCEPSPCRGFPQKSLIYFFCEPGYAIPKEMVRSLRCRHGKWIPSVPTCLAMRDRHVNYEDQVAHSLPSVATTAVGVSIFLLTTTACLVIKSRLFPCHSHRRSSDQMDLMVDGLPVSLPSYEEAVYGSWGQRLPPCRGPTQLLLAQVAPGPSLAHNQSDSSYCIHPSNQSPDILPPPYEEMESHPREGQSEGDVQAIQVALSDDKNI; encoded by the exons ATGTCTACGCGGTGGGGGTCTCCATGGCTGTGTGGACATGTCATTTTGGGCTACGGGCTCTTTCTCCTGGTCGCCCTTCCAGACCTCACCACAG GCAGGCAAGGGAACTGCACCTACCCGTTGGTGCCAGAACACGGGGGCTTCCGCTGCGAGCCCTCTCCCTGCCGAGGCTTCCCCCAGAAGAGCTTGATCTACTTCTTCTGTGAGCCTGGCTATGCCATCCCAAAAGAGATGGTGCGCAGCTTGCGCTGCCGCCACGGCAAATGGATCCCCAGCGTGCCCACCTGTCTCGCCATGCGAG ACAGACATGTTAACTATGAGGACCAGGTGGCCCACTCACTCCCCAGCGTTGCCACGACGGCGGTGGGCGTGTCCATATTCCTCCTCACCACCACGGCCTGCTTGGTGATTAAGTCCCGCCTTTTCCCCTGTCACTCACACAG GCGCTCCTCTGACCAGATGGATCTGATGGTGGATGGCCTACCTGTGTCTCTGCCCAGCTATGAAGAGGCTGTATATGGGAGCTGGGGGCAACGCCTGCCACCCTGCAGAGGGCCCACCCAACTCTTACTAGCCCAGGTGGCTCCAGGTCCATCATTAGCTCACAACCAATCAGATTCCAGTtactgtatccatccatccaatcAAAGCCCCGATATCCTTCCGCCCCCTTACGAGGAGATGGAATCCCATCCCAGAGAGGGTCAGAGTGAGGGGGACGTGCAGGCCATACAAGTTGCACTTTCCGATGACAAGAACATTTGA